From the genome of Leptolyngbya iicbica LK, one region includes:
- a CDS encoding type IV pilus twitching motility protein PilT translates to MSAESQRPPAVPSRMPPPPPPGRAAAGRPPAPPSAAAPRRSAPPPPTTPAKSTLSLEQICREAFDKGFSDIHLGVGEVPRFRDRGQIATTDYPVIDEPTFYGWLAEVLKPEEIQQFKQTLDFDGAGQFDFSRIRINIFDSLTGPALVIRLIPNKILSMEQLNLPNVFRDICHYHKGLVLVTGPTGSGKSTTMAAMIDYINKEMAKNIITIEDPVEFVHQSRKSLIKHREVGRHTLEFKNALKASLREDPDIILVGEMRDKETVNTAMKAAQTGHLVMGTLHTNSAVKTVERILNLYEPDQQTPVRISLAESLVAVIAQGLCRTTDGKRAAFHDILINTDAIKDYIIRGDLDEIEALMPKCGFDGMCTMNQSLYALYETGRITEETALEMSPRQNEMAQMLRGRV, encoded by the coding sequence ATGTCTGCCGAATCTCAACGTCCACCTGCGGTTCCTTCGCGTATGCCGCCGCCTCCCCCTCCAGGCCGGGCAGCAGCTGGTAGACCCCCCGCTCCGCCCAGTGCGGCGGCGCCTCGTCGCAGTGCGCCGCCCCCACCCACCACCCCTGCAAAATCGACGTTGTCGCTAGAGCAGATTTGTCGGGAAGCCTTCGATAAGGGCTTTTCTGACATTCACTTGGGCGTTGGGGAGGTGCCTCGCTTCCGCGATCGCGGTCAGATTGCGACCACCGATTATCCCGTGATCGACGAACCGACGTTTTACGGCTGGCTCGCCGAAGTGCTTAAACCAGAAGAAATCCAGCAGTTCAAGCAGACCTTAGACTTTGACGGTGCGGGCCAGTTCGATTTTTCTCGGATCCGGATTAATATTTTTGACTCATTAACAGGGCCAGCGCTCGTTATTCGTTTGATTCCTAACAAGATCTTGAGCATGGAGCAGCTCAACCTGCCAAATGTGTTCCGAGATATTTGCCACTATCACAAAGGCCTGGTGTTGGTGACGGGGCCCACAGGGTCCGGTAAATCCACCACGATGGCGGCGATGATTGACTACATCAACAAAGAGATGGCGAAAAATATCATCACCATCGAAGACCCAGTTGAATTTGTGCATCAAAGTCGCAAATCATTGATCAAGCACCGGGAAGTTGGACGGCACACGCTGGAATTTAAAAATGCGCTGAAAGCCTCCCTGCGGGAAGATCCGGACATTATTCTCGTAGGTGAAATGCGTGATAAGGAAACGGTCAACACAGCGATGAAAGCTGCCCAAACCGGACACTTGGTGATGGGCACGCTACACACCAACAGCGCCGTTAAAACCGTCGAGCGGATTCTAAATTTGTATGAACCCGATCAACAAACCCCGGTGCGGATTTCGCTGGCCGAATCGCTCGTTGCGGTAATTGCCCAGGGGCTGTGCCGCACCACCGATGGCAAACGGGCCGCCTTCCACGACATCCTAATCAACACAGATGCTATTAAGGACTACATCATTCGGGGTGACTTGGATGAAATTGAAGCTCTGATGCCGAAGTGCGGCTTTGATGGCATGTGTACTATGAACCAGTCTTTGTATGCCCTCTATGAAACGGGCAGAATTACCGAGGAAACCGCGCTGGAAATGTCACCTAGACAGAACGAAATGGCGCAAATGCTCAGAGGACGGGTTTAG
- the rpsB gene encoding 30S ribosomal protein S2 has product MPVVSLPQLLESGVHFGHQTRRWNPKMSQYIFTSRNGVHIIDLVQTAQLMDEAFAYVRDAAAQGQKFLFIGTKRQSAGIIAQEATRCGANYVNQRWLGGMLTNWETIKTRCDRLKELEKMQETGALALRPKKEAAVLRRELEKLQKYLGGLKTMRRPPDVALIIDTRREYNAVQECKKLDIPIVSLLDTNCDPDDVDIPIPANDDAIRSIKLIVGRLADAIYEGAHGRVDSGAMYDDYDGAEADFDDEGDIPSADSQDDSEE; this is encoded by the coding sequence ATGCCTGTTGTTTCTTTACCCCAATTGTTGGAATCTGGGGTTCACTTTGGTCACCAGACCCGCCGCTGGAATCCCAAGATGTCTCAGTACATCTTTACATCTCGCAATGGGGTTCACATTATTGACCTGGTGCAAACCGCCCAACTCATGGACGAAGCGTTTGCCTATGTCCGTGACGCTGCGGCTCAAGGCCAAAAGTTTTTGTTCATCGGTACCAAGCGCCAGTCGGCTGGCATCATCGCGCAGGAAGCCACCCGCTGCGGTGCCAACTATGTCAACCAGCGATGGTTGGGAGGCATGCTGACCAACTGGGAAACCATCAAGACCCGGTGCGATCGCCTCAAAGAATTGGAAAAAATGCAGGAAACGGGTGCCCTAGCCCTCCGTCCAAAGAAAGAAGCGGCTGTGTTGCGTCGTGAACTGGAAAAGCTGCAAAAGTATCTGGGCGGTTTGAAGACGATGCGTCGTCCCCCCGATGTTGCGCTCATTATTGACACCCGTCGGGAATACAACGCCGTTCAGGAATGCAAGAAGCTGGATATTCCTATCGTGTCGTTGCTAGATACGAATTGTGATCCAGACGACGTTGATATTCCCATTCCGGCTAACGATGACGCCATTCGGTCCATTAAGCTGATTGTGGGTCGTTTAGCGGATGCGATCTACGAAGGGGCTCACGGCAGAGTCGATTCCGGTGCCATGTACGACGACTACGATGGGGCGGAAGCCGATTTTGACGATGAAGGCGATATTCCGTCTGCTGATAGTCAGGATGATTCTGAAGAATAA
- the tsf gene encoding translation elongation factor Ts: MAEISAKLVKELREKTGAGMMDCKKALKETEGDLEKAVEWLRQKGISSAAKKEGRVAAEGLVHSYIHVGARIGVLVEVNCETDFVAKGDDFKSLAQDVAMQIAACPNVEYVRVEDIPQEWIEKEKAIEMGREDLAKKPENIREKIVQGRIEKRLKELSLVDQPFIKDQNITVDELVKKAVAQLGENIQIRRFARFVLGEGIEKEEVDFAAEVAAQTGGK; this comes from the coding sequence ATGGCTGAAATTTCGGCAAAGTTGGTGAAAGAACTGCGCGAAAAAACTGGCGCAGGCATGATGGACTGTAAAAAAGCGTTGAAAGAAACCGAAGGCGATCTAGAAAAAGCCGTTGAGTGGCTGCGCCAAAAGGGCATTTCTTCCGCCGCCAAGAAAGAAGGTCGGGTCGCCGCTGAAGGTCTCGTTCATAGCTATATCCATGTGGGTGCCCGCATTGGCGTCTTAGTGGAAGTCAACTGCGAGACTGATTTCGTGGCCAAAGGGGATGACTTCAAGAGTTTGGCTCAAGATGTCGCCATGCAGATTGCAGCCTGTCCTAACGTAGAGTACGTCAGAGTCGAAGACATTCCCCAAGAATGGATTGAGAAAGAAAAAGCCATTGAAATGGGCCGCGAAGATTTGGCTAAGAAGCCCGAGAATATTCGCGAGAAAATTGTGCAAGGTCGCATTGAAAAGCGTCTGAAAGAGCTCTCCTTAGTGGATCAACCATTCATCAAAGACCAAAATATTACAGTCGATGAGTTGGTGAAAAAGGCGGTTGCTCAGTTAGGCGAAAATATTCAAATTCGCCGCTTTGCCCGGTTCGTTCTGGGTGAAGGTATCGAGAAAGAAGAGGTCGATTTTGCGGCTGAAGTCGCGGCTCAGACGGGTGGTAAGTAA
- the gcvH gene encoding glycine cleavage system protein GcvH: MALEFPDDLKYLDTHEYARVDEDEAIVTIGISAFALDQLGDIVFLELPEVGDTVEKGETFGTVESVKAVEDLKSPVNGDVLERNEAIVDSPEQIVDDPYGDAWLIKIKAENLDDLDDAMSADEYRDQVEGG; this comes from the coding sequence ATGGCCCTTGAGTTTCCCGATGATTTGAAATACCTGGACACCCACGAATATGCCCGGGTTGATGAAGATGAGGCGATCGTGACGATCGGGATTTCTGCATTTGCCCTCGATCAATTGGGTGACATTGTCTTTTTGGAATTGCCCGAAGTGGGCGATACCGTTGAAAAGGGCGAAACCTTTGGCACTGTGGAGTCCGTGAAAGCGGTGGAAGATTTGAAGTCCCCCGTTAATGGCGATGTGCTGGAACGGAATGAGGCGATCGTGGACTCCCCAGAACAGATTGTGGATGATCCCTACGGTGATGCCTGGCTGATTAAAATCAAAGCCGAAAATTTAGATGATTTGGACGATGCGATGTCGGCTGATGAGTATCGCGATCAGGTAGAAGGCGGCTAG
- the gcvT gene encoding glycine cleavage system aminomethyltransferase GcvT, with protein sequence MTSLRTPLYDLSADLKARFTEFAGWEMPVQYSGIKQEHQAVRTAAGMFDISHMGKFFLRGSGVLAALQTLVPSDLSRLTLGEAQYTVLLNPQAGIIDDLIIYYQGTETDGTERVAVIVNAATTDKDKTWMTEHLPSDIAFEDVSRDRALIAVQGPEAVTQLQRLTTEDLDKVGRFGHLEGTVLGQPAFLARTGYTGEDGFEIMMSPDGGQALWQTLLENGVTPCGLGARDTLRLEAAMALYGQDITDDTTPLEAGLKWLVHLDGAGKFIGRSVLEQQSADGVPRRLVGLQMAGRNIARHDYPVIHEEKTVGTVTSGTLSPSLGYPIALAYVPANLAKVGQSIGVEIRGKTHPAQVVKKPFYKRKAS encoded by the coding sequence ATGACCTCTTTGCGTACCCCCCTTTACGACCTCTCGGCTGACCTCAAAGCCCGCTTCACTGAGTTTGCTGGGTGGGAAATGCCGGTGCAATACAGCGGCATTAAGCAAGAGCACCAGGCTGTGCGCACAGCGGCGGGCATGTTCGACATTTCTCACATGGGCAAGTTCTTTTTGCGCGGATCCGGGGTGCTAGCGGCCTTGCAAACCCTCGTGCCGTCAGACCTCAGCCGTCTAACGCTAGGGGAAGCCCAGTACACCGTGCTGCTCAATCCTCAAGCGGGCATCATTGACGACCTAATCATCTACTATCAGGGCACCGAGACTGACGGCACCGAGCGCGTCGCTGTGATCGTCAATGCGGCCACCACCGACAAAGACAAAACCTGGATGACTGAGCATCTGCCGTCGGACATTGCGTTTGAGGATGTTTCGCGCGATCGCGCCCTCATCGCCGTGCAAGGGCCAGAAGCTGTGACTCAGTTGCAGCGCCTCACTACCGAAGACCTCGATAAAGTGGGGCGCTTCGGACACCTTGAAGGGACGGTATTAGGCCAACCCGCGTTTCTGGCCCGCACGGGCTACACGGGCGAAGACGGCTTTGAAATCATGATGAGTCCTGACGGGGGGCAAGCCCTCTGGCAAACACTGCTGGAAAATGGCGTTACCCCCTGCGGCTTGGGCGCGCGCGACACCCTGCGCCTCGAAGCCGCGATGGCCCTATACGGTCAAGACATCACCGACGACACCACCCCCCTCGAAGCGGGACTGAAATGGCTGGTTCACCTGGACGGGGCTGGTAAATTTATCGGTCGTTCTGTACTCGAACAGCAAAGCGCTGACGGTGTGCCTCGGCGGTTAGTCGGGCTCCAGATGGCAGGGCGCAATATCGCCCGGCACGATTATCCCGTTATCCATGAGGAAAAGACCGTCGGCACTGTCACGAGCGGCACCCTGTCGCCTTCCTTGGGCTACCCCATCGCCCTGGCGTACGTACCCGCTAATTTGGCAAAAGTGGGGCAATCCATCGGGGTCGAAATTCGCGGCAAGACGCATCCCGCCCAGGTGGTGAAAAAACCTTTTTATAAACGCAAAGCTTCATGA
- a CDS encoding Glu/Leu/Phe/Val family dehydrogenase: MTASLLSDANRRLARALKHVQISEDASERLQFPKASLKVSIPVRMDDGSLRVFEGYRVRYDDTRGPTKGGIRFHPNVSMDEVQSLAFWMTFKCAAVNLPFGGAKGGITLNPKELSKFELERLSRGYVDAIADFIGPDIDIPAPDVYTNPMIMGWMMDQYSIIRRQLCPAVITGKPLGMGGSQGRDRATGTGAFYVLQAMLPKFDRVPAETTVAVQGFGNAGSVIARLLFDAGYKVVAVSDSRGGVYCDRGLDIPSLQQFKASTRSLKAVYCEGTVCNLVDGHDTLTNEELLTLDVDVLIPAALENQITADNAAQIQAQYIFEVANGPITSEGDRILEDKGVYVFPDILVNAGGVIVSYYEWVQNRSGLYWTEAEVSDRLKTKMIEEGEKIWRIAQNLAIPLRTAAYVHALERLEEAHSARGTRDYYIS, encoded by the coding sequence ATGACAGCTTCATTATTGTCGGATGCAAATCGGCGGCTGGCTCGGGCGCTTAAACATGTGCAAATTTCTGAAGATGCGAGTGAGCGCCTGCAATTTCCCAAAGCGAGTCTTAAAGTCTCCATTCCCGTGCGGATGGATGACGGCTCGCTGCGCGTGTTTGAGGGCTATCGGGTCCGTTATGACGACACTCGGGGACCCACTAAGGGAGGCATACGCTTTCACCCCAACGTCAGTATGGATGAGGTGCAGTCGCTGGCGTTTTGGATGACGTTTAAGTGTGCGGCGGTGAACTTGCCCTTTGGCGGCGCTAAGGGCGGCATCACGCTGAACCCCAAAGAGTTGTCGAAGTTTGAGCTGGAACGGCTGAGTCGGGGCTATGTGGACGCGATCGCCGACTTTATTGGCCCGGATATCGATATTCCTGCGCCGGATGTTTACACCAACCCGATGATCATGGGTTGGATGATGGATCAGTACAGCATCATTCGCCGCCAGTTATGCCCGGCGGTGATTACGGGCAAGCCCTTGGGGATGGGCGGCAGTCAAGGACGCGATCGCGCTACGGGCACGGGAGCGTTTTACGTGTTGCAGGCGATGTTGCCGAAGTTTGACCGCGTGCCCGCCGAGACGACGGTCGCGGTGCAGGGCTTTGGCAATGCCGGTAGTGTCATTGCGCGGCTGCTATTTGACGCGGGGTACAAAGTGGTGGCGGTGAGTGATTCGCGCGGCGGCGTATATTGCGATCGCGGCCTCGACATCCCCAGTCTGCAACAGTTCAAAGCCTCGACCCGCAGCCTCAAAGCGGTTTACTGCGAGGGCACCGTCTGTAATTTGGTGGATGGCCACGATACCCTCACCAATGAAGAACTGCTGACGCTCGATGTGGACGTCCTGATTCCTGCCGCGCTGGAAAATCAGATCACCGCTGACAATGCTGCCCAGATTCAAGCGCAATACATTTTTGAGGTCGCGAACGGGCCGATCACTTCCGAGGGCGATCGCATTCTGGAAGATAAAGGCGTGTACGTCTTCCCCGATATTTTGGTGAATGCCGGAGGCGTCATCGTCAGCTATTACGAGTGGGTGCAAAATCGTAGCGGTCTGTATTGGACTGAGGCCGAAGTGAGCGATCGGCTCAAAACCAAGATGATCGAAGAAGGGGAGAAAATCTGGCGCATTGCCCAAAACCTCGCCATTCCCCTCCGCACCGCCGCCTACGTCCACGCTTTGGAACGGTTGGAGGAAGCCCATAGCGCTCGCGGCACCCGCGACTACTACATCAGCTAG